The genomic segment AAACCCGTGCTGATTATCCGGTTGACCCTTTCGTATTCTTTCCTGGCAAAGAACTCCGCCATATATTTCACGAAAGATATCCCGATCCCGAAATCAAAAAGGCTGAAATATCCGGTTATCACGCTGACCAGAGACCAGACAGCGTAACGTTCGATGCCGACCCGGCTGACAATATAAGGAGTAAGGAACAAACCGACCAGAATGGACCAGAACCTACCGGCGGTATTATAGGCGGTGTTCCGGATCACCTTATCCGATATTGCCAAAGATTCCTCAAACTTTCGTTCCGGCATATTCCAGACCTTTCTCTTCGGCCACGATCTCAGGCAGGACAGTAACGATAGCGGCCAGGAACCAGAAAGGCTCCATTATCCTGATCAAGACAAATACCGCGGCGCCCAGGGACTGGGCTAAAAGACCGACAAAACCGCACATAAGCCCCAAACTTACCGCCTTGGAAAAATCATCATCCATCTCCCGGTAAGTCTTATTGGCCAGGCGAAAAAGTAATAAGACTATCCAGGAAAAGGTCAAGAACCCCAGCGTACCGGTCTCGGTCAAAACGCGGGTATATTGGTTATCAATGGTCCCGCCTCCGGGCACCCCTGAACCAAGTATCGGCCGTTGAGCCAGCTTTGTGAAGCCCTGCTCCCAGGCATCGATACGCGCGGCGGTGGATTCCGAAACCGTAAAACTCTTTCCCAGTAAATGATACGTCTTATGCTTCTCAAATGTATCCTGAACCCGGTCATAGACCTTTTTAGGCATAAAATACGGAAAAACGATCACGCCGACGATCAATGCCATGATCATCAGGAACCTTGATTTTTTATGCAGGAATATGAAAGCCAGGATCATAGGAAAAAAACTGAACCAGCCTTCGCGGGAAAGGGTGAATACGAACGGGATAGCGGCAAAACAAAAAAAAGACGACCAAAGTAACTTGTGATTGTGCCTTTTGGCGTAGAACAAAAAAGCCAGGATCATCGCCATCATCAGGATCAAATAACCTGCCAGGGTATTGGGCTCCCCTCCGCCCTCTTCAAATGGTGTCGAAAGACGCTGGCCCGAAGGCATCTGCAGCCAGGCAAGAACACAAACCACAAAGCAGGTAACGAACAAAAGAAAAATGTATATCCTGGCCTGGCGGGACGTCCTAAGGTTGTTGCTCACCATGAAAAAAAGCAGGAAATACTCAAAATACTTAAGCAGGTATAGAACGGATTCCTTTAATACTATCCTTCCTTCCATCAACCCTAAGAGGGACGAAATTACGCAAATAGTGCTGTAGATCAGGATCGGCGAGTTCAGCGGGTTTTTCCTCAGAAAACCCAGTTCTTTCCTGACCGCCATCTTGGCCATCCATCCCAGAAAAACAACGAATATAAGCATATCCTCGACCCGGATATTGATCGCCCGGCTGGGAACGTCTCCCGCCCTTAATTCAGGGGATAACAACATCGAGAAAAGGATTATGACCAAAGCTATATCTGTCCGGAAAAAAGATATAATAAAAACAAAAAGCGCAAGAAAAACCACAAAGGTATGTTTGTAAGGCAATCCCAGGACAAGAACGCTGAATATGATGCAGACAAGAACAA from the Candidatus Omnitrophota bacterium genome contains:
- a CDS encoding O-antigen ligase family protein, coding for MLDKYEMSNKNGQALIFLVTFVVLVCIIFSVLVLGLPYKHTFVVFLALFVFIISFFRTDIALVIILFSMLLSPELRAGDVPSRAINIRVEDMLIFVVFLGWMAKMAVRKELGFLRKNPLNSPILIYSTICVISSLLGLMEGRIVLKESVLYLLKYFEYFLLFFMVSNNLRTSRQARIYIFLLFVTCFVVCVLAWLQMPSGQRLSTPFEEGGGEPNTLAGYLILMMAMILAFLFYAKRHNHKLLWSSFFCFAAIPFVFTLSREGWFSFFPMILAFIFLHKKSRFLMIMALIVGVIVFPYFMPKKVYDRVQDTFEKHKTYHLLGKSFTVSESTAARIDAWEQGFTKLAQRPILGSGVPGGGTIDNQYTRVLTETGTLGFLTFSWIVLLLFRLANKTYREMDDDFSKAVSLGLMCGFVGLLAQSLGAAVFVLIRIMEPFWFLAAIVTVLPEIVAEEKGLEYAGTKV